From Solwaraspora sp. WMMD1047, the proteins below share one genomic window:
- the ilvN gene encoding acetolactate synthase small subunit → MTKHTLSVLVENKPGVLARVSGLFSRRGFNIDSLAVGETENPDVSRITIVVNADSSPLEQVTKQLNKLVNVLKIVELDPAVSVARELLLVKVRADRSMRAQVLETVDLFRARVIDVAPDTLTIEATGTADKLDALLRDLEPFGIKEMVQSGLVAIGRGSRSITTGPALRAA, encoded by the coding sequence ATGACCAAGCACACGCTGTCCGTGCTGGTGGAGAACAAGCCCGGGGTGCTGGCCCGGGTCAGCGGGCTGTTCTCCCGGCGCGGCTTCAACATCGACTCGCTCGCGGTCGGGGAGACCGAGAACCCGGACGTCTCCCGGATCACGATCGTCGTCAACGCCGACTCCTCCCCTCTGGAGCAGGTCACCAAGCAGCTCAACAAGCTGGTGAACGTGCTCAAGATCGTGGAGCTGGACCCGGCCGTCTCGGTGGCCCGGGAACTGCTGCTGGTCAAGGTCCGGGCGGACCGCTCGATGCGGGCCCAGGTACTCGAGACGGTGGACCTGTTCCGGGCCCGGGTGATCGACGTGGCACCGGACACGCTGACCATCGAGGCGACCGGCACCGCGGACAAGCTGGACGCGCTGCTGCGCGATCTCGAACCGTTCGGAATCAAGGAAATGGTGCAGTCCGGCCTGGTGGCCATCGGCCGCGGATCGCGGTCGATCACCACCGGTCCGGCGCTGCGCGCCGCCTGA
- a CDS encoding acetolactate synthase large subunit produces the protein MTRPTPETLAHSVRRSRSGGVDGTALAAGPHAATAPAHPAGPTAVGQPGRAVAPVAVSGAASLVRSLEALGVDVAFGIPGGAILPAYDPLYDSSVRHILVRHEQGAGHAATGYAQATGRVGVCIATSGPGATNLVTPIADAYMDSVPIVAITGQVARPAIGTDAFQEADIQGITLPITKHNFLVQDAEEIPRVLAEAFHLAATGRPGPVLVDIPKDVLQAQTTFSWPPTLDLPGYRPTLHPHGKQIREAARLMATAKRPVLYVGGGVLKAGATEGLRRLAELTGIPVVTTLMARGAFPDSHPQHLGMPGMHGTVAAVYALQKADLIVALGARFDDRVTGKLDSFAPGAAIVHADIDPAEIGKNRAADVPIVGDARYVIDELVEAVGPGGAGKPAAGRDATAPADRTEWWAQLDDLRQRYPLGYDEPDDGTLSPQYVIKRLGEIAGPDAVYVAGVGQHQMWAAQFISYEKPATWLNSGGLGTMGYAVPAAMGAKVGRPDTVVWAIDGDGCFQMTNQELATCALEGIPVKIAIINNGNLGMVRQWQTLFYGERYSNTELGTHKHRIPDFVKLAEALGCIGLRCETAADVDATIEAAMAINDAPVVIDFVVGKDAMVWPMVAAGTSNDEIMFARGVRPAFDDDDL, from the coding sequence ATGACGAGACCCACACCAGAGACCCTCGCCCACAGTGTGCGACGTAGCCGGTCGGGTGGTGTCGACGGGACCGCCCTCGCCGCCGGTCCGCACGCCGCCACCGCCCCGGCCCACCCCGCCGGCCCCACCGCCGTCGGGCAGCCGGGCCGGGCGGTAGCACCGGTCGCGGTCTCCGGTGCCGCCTCGCTGGTGCGGTCGCTGGAGGCGCTCGGCGTCGATGTCGCGTTCGGCATCCCGGGCGGCGCCATCCTGCCCGCGTACGACCCGCTCTACGACTCGTCGGTGCGGCACATCCTGGTCCGCCACGAACAGGGCGCCGGCCACGCCGCCACCGGGTACGCCCAGGCCACCGGCCGGGTCGGCGTCTGCATCGCCACCTCCGGACCGGGCGCGACGAACCTGGTCACCCCGATCGCCGACGCGTACATGGATTCGGTGCCGATCGTGGCGATCACCGGGCAGGTGGCGCGGCCGGCGATCGGCACGGACGCCTTCCAGGAGGCCGACATCCAGGGCATCACGCTGCCGATCACCAAACACAACTTCCTGGTCCAGGACGCCGAGGAGATTCCCCGGGTGCTGGCCGAGGCGTTCCACCTGGCCGCCACCGGCCGGCCGGGGCCGGTGCTCGTCGACATCCCGAAGGACGTCCTGCAGGCGCAGACGACCTTCAGCTGGCCGCCCACCCTGGACCTGCCCGGCTACCGGCCGACCCTGCACCCGCACGGCAAGCAGATCCGCGAGGCGGCCCGGCTGATGGCCACCGCCAAGCGGCCGGTGCTCTACGTCGGCGGCGGCGTGCTCAAGGCCGGCGCCACCGAAGGGCTGCGCCGGCTCGCCGAGCTGACCGGCATCCCGGTGGTCACCACCCTGATGGCGCGCGGCGCGTTCCCGGACTCGCACCCGCAGCACCTCGGCATGCCGGGCATGCACGGCACGGTGGCGGCGGTCTACGCCCTGCAGAAGGCGGATCTGATCGTCGCGCTCGGCGCCCGGTTCGACGACCGGGTGACCGGCAAGCTCGACTCGTTCGCGCCCGGCGCGGCGATCGTGCACGCCGACATCGACCCGGCCGAGATCGGCAAGAACCGGGCCGCCGACGTGCCGATCGTCGGCGACGCCCGGTACGTGATCGACGAGCTGGTCGAGGCGGTCGGCCCGGGCGGCGCCGGCAAACCGGCCGCCGGCCGGGACGCGACCGCCCCGGCGGACCGCACCGAGTGGTGGGCACAGCTGGACGACCTGCGGCAGCGCTACCCGCTGGGCTACGACGAGCCGGACGACGGCACGCTCTCCCCGCAGTACGTGATCAAGCGGCTGGGTGAGATCGCCGGGCCGGACGCGGTCTACGTGGCCGGCGTCGGCCAGCACCAGATGTGGGCGGCCCAGTTCATCTCGTACGAGAAGCCGGCCACCTGGCTCAACTCGGGCGGCCTGGGCACCATGGGCTACGCGGTGCCGGCGGCGATGGGCGCCAAGGTCGGCCGGCCGGACACGGTGGTCTGGGCGATCGACGGCGACGGCTGCTTCCAGATGACCAACCAGGAGCTGGCCACCTGCGCGCTGGAGGGCATCCCGGTCAAGATCGCCATCATCAACAACGGCAACCTGGGCATGGTGCGGCAGTGGCAGACCCTCTTCTACGGGGAGCGCTACTCCAACACCGAGCTGGGCACCCACAAGCACCGGATTCCCGACTTCGTCAAGCTGGCCGAGGCGCTCGGCTGCATCGGCCTGCGCTGCGAGACGGCGGCCGACGTGGACGCCACGATCGAGGCGGCGATGGCGATAAACGACGCGCCCGTCGTGATCGACTTCGTGGTCGGCAAGGACGCCATGGTGTGGCCGATGGTCGCCGCCGGCACCAGCAACGACGAGATCATGTTCGCCCGGGGTGTCCGCCCGGCCTTCGACGACGACGACCTGTGA
- a CDS encoding bifunctional diguanylate cyclase/phosphodiesterase produces MLAFSARRRSGPGRQAHALLAAGAVVAAVSVVVALVGVSMYADHWSHHRPERITLATVVALGMALSGLLLCAGLLRLPGAAGSAAGALRLVLDGLVIAASLWFVSWVLLSEPTRLFGDRTPMACPAVLVTTVTTAAAIGITFIVGARSPRPRRGLALVGGGVSLVAACGLALATGVCQTGPRMALASAAVLPVGLVLTAIASRSTDGASGADTDVIRRGTGYAFLPMLAMVASATYHLLRGGTFDGLGIIAASVEGFALVARQYLALADVRAYAGRLAEREEYFRELAHTDPLTGLANRRGLLRAMAEETATAGPCVLLGLDLDGFKNVNDMRGHDVGDAVLVEVGQRLRTNLRPGDVAARLGGDEFAVLMWGRLPEAQRVAERLLGVLGRPYEHDDGRVFLSVSIGVADQCTAGDTDAMLRNADLALRYAKQRGKNRIERYDVAYDRLLRRRTMLEHEMRGAVERGELRLAFQPVVAVPSVRPVGAEALLRWHHPELGSVRPDEFIPLAEECGMIAKLGAWVLHEACHQLSHWLAEGHDVWLSVNVSPRELHAPEYVVQVADALRAHHVPPQRLVLEITEHAVATDLDELIRRLAALRLTGVRIALDDFGAGYSSLGQLRRLPIDILKIDHSLVAEQGTIHAPERGGRAFAPMVDVVMRLGHQLGLEVIAEGVTNQTELAAVVEAGCRFGQGQLFGWGVPAEHLEALLDAATSPGARPLPGTRARPGGRGAERPPTRPERAAGKPERAIPAQDVRSVDSSREMRQA; encoded by the coding sequence ATGCTGGCGTTCTCGGCCCGCCGCCGGTCCGGCCCGGGCCGCCAGGCGCACGCGCTGCTGGCCGCCGGCGCGGTCGTCGCCGCGGTGAGCGTGGTCGTCGCGCTGGTCGGGGTGTCGATGTACGCCGATCACTGGTCGCACCACCGGCCGGAACGGATCACCCTGGCCACCGTGGTGGCGCTCGGGATGGCGCTGAGCGGGTTGCTGCTCTGCGCCGGCCTGCTCCGGCTGCCGGGCGCCGCCGGCAGCGCGGCCGGCGCGCTGCGGCTCGTCCTCGACGGGCTGGTGATCGCGGCCTCGCTCTGGTTCGTCAGCTGGGTGCTGCTCTCCGAGCCGACCAGGCTCTTCGGCGACCGCACCCCGATGGCCTGCCCGGCGGTCCTGGTGACGACCGTCACCACGGCCGCGGCGATCGGGATCACCTTCATCGTCGGGGCCCGCTCACCGCGTCCCCGGCGCGGCCTGGCGCTGGTCGGCGGCGGGGTCAGCCTGGTCGCCGCGTGCGGGCTGGCGCTGGCCACCGGGGTCTGCCAGACCGGCCCCCGGATGGCGCTGGCCAGCGCGGCCGTGCTCCCGGTCGGGCTGGTCCTGACCGCCATCGCCAGCCGATCCACCGACGGGGCCAGCGGCGCCGACACCGACGTGATCCGGCGCGGCACCGGCTACGCCTTCCTGCCGATGCTGGCGATGGTCGCCTCGGCCACCTACCACCTGCTGCGCGGCGGCACGTTCGACGGGCTCGGCATCATCGCCGCCAGCGTGGAGGGCTTCGCCCTGGTGGCCCGGCAGTACCTCGCCCTGGCCGATGTCCGGGCCTACGCCGGCCGGCTGGCCGAACGGGAGGAGTACTTCCGCGAGCTGGCCCACACCGACCCGCTGACCGGGCTGGCCAACCGTCGCGGCCTGCTGCGCGCCATGGCGGAGGAGACCGCCACCGCCGGCCCGTGCGTGCTGCTCGGGCTGGACCTGGACGGCTTCAAGAACGTCAACGACATGCGCGGCCACGACGTGGGCGACGCGGTGCTGGTCGAGGTGGGGCAGCGGCTGCGGACCAACCTGCGGCCCGGGGACGTGGCGGCCCGGCTCGGCGGCGACGAGTTCGCCGTCCTGATGTGGGGGCGGCTGCCGGAGGCGCAGCGGGTGGCCGAGCGGCTGCTCGGCGTCCTGGGCCGCCCGTACGAGCACGACGACGGGCGGGTCTTCCTGTCGGTGAGCATCGGGGTGGCCGACCAGTGCACCGCCGGGGACACCGACGCCATGCTCCGCAACGCCGACCTGGCCCTGCGCTACGCCAAGCAGCGCGGGAAGAACCGCATCGAACGGTACGACGTCGCGTACGACCGGCTGCTGCGCCGGCGGACCATGCTGGAGCACGAGATGCGCGGCGCGGTGGAGCGCGGCGAACTGCGGTTGGCGTTCCAGCCGGTGGTGGCGGTGCCGTCGGTCCGTCCGGTCGGCGCGGAGGCGCTGCTGCGCTGGCACCACCCCGAGCTGGGCAGCGTACGGCCGGACGAGTTCATCCCGCTGGCCGAGGAGTGCGGCATGATCGCCAAGCTCGGCGCCTGGGTGCTGCACGAGGCGTGCCACCAGCTCTCGCACTGGCTGGCCGAGGGGCACGACGTCTGGCTGTCGGTGAACGTCTCACCCCGCGAACTGCACGCCCCGGAGTACGTGGTCCAGGTCGCCGACGCGCTGCGCGCCCACCACGTGCCGCCGCAGCGGCTGGTCCTGGAGATCACCGAGCACGCGGTCGCCACCGACCTGGACGAGCTGATCCGCCGGCTGGCCGCGCTGCGTCTGACCGGCGTACGGATCGCGCTCGACGACTTCGGCGCCGGCTACTCCTCGCTCGGCCAGCTGCGCCGGCTGCCGATCGACATCCTCAAGATCGACCACAGCCTGGTGGCGGAGCAGGGCACGATCCACGCCCCGGAGCGCGGCGGCCGGGCGTTCGCGCCGATGGTCGACGTGGTGATGCGGCTGGGCCACCAGCTCGGCCTGGAGGTGATCGCCGAGGGGGTGACGAACCAGACCGAGCTGGCGGCGGTGGTGGAGGCCGGCTGCCGGTTCGGGCAGGGGCAGCTCTTCGGCTGGGGGGTGCCGGCCGAGCACCTGGAGGCGCTGCTGGACGCGGCGACCTCGCCCGGGGCCAGGCCGCTGCCCGGTACCCGGGCGCGGCCGGGCGGCCGGGGAGCGGAGCGGCCGCCGACCCGGCCGGAGCGCGCCGCCGGTAAGCCGGAGCGCGCCATCCCCGCCCAAGATGTGAGATCAGTTGACTCATCGCGTGAGATGCGTCAGGCTTAG
- a CDS encoding arginase family protein, which yields MTLRLIGVPTSAGAHAPGLERGPDHLRRAGIRAALAGAGVAAADGPDLPVTPFATGAAPSGARNLPVVLAQVRRVADEVAAARAAGDLPVLLGGDCTLVLGAVLGLRLAGHRRDEVGVFYLDGDADLDTPGEGWGVLDSCGVAHLLGEGDPELANLLPDGPLIDADGLVLFGFHPAQLSAPQWRRFAARRLTGVPVTDIPAGRAGPLAAASLAALTGRNALLLHLDVDVIDYPGFPLADCPRYHGGLAFPEAMAAVAAAAAHPGLACLTITEANPDHDPTGELTRRLVAGWVGAVAAGIGS from the coding sequence GTGACGCTTCGCCTGATCGGCGTACCCACCAGCGCCGGTGCGCACGCGCCGGGTCTGGAGCGGGGGCCGGATCACCTTCGCCGGGCCGGCATCCGGGCCGCGTTGGCCGGGGCGGGCGTGGCCGCCGCGGACGGCCCGGACCTGCCGGTCACGCCCTTCGCCACCGGTGCCGCCCCGTCCGGGGCGCGCAATCTGCCGGTGGTGCTGGCCCAGGTGCGTCGGGTCGCCGACGAGGTCGCCGCGGCGCGGGCGGCCGGCGACCTGCCGGTGCTGCTCGGCGGGGACTGCACACTGGTGCTCGGTGCGGTCCTCGGTCTGCGGCTGGCCGGACACCGGCGCGACGAGGTGGGCGTCTTCTATCTCGACGGCGACGCCGATCTGGACACCCCCGGGGAGGGGTGGGGGGTGCTGGACAGCTGCGGCGTCGCCCACCTGCTCGGCGAGGGAGATCCCGAGCTGGCCAACCTGCTCCCGGACGGACCCCTGATCGACGCCGACGGTCTCGTGCTGTTCGGCTTCCACCCGGCGCAGTTGTCCGCCCCCCAGTGGCGTCGGTTCGCCGCCCGCCGGCTGACCGGGGTGCCGGTGACCGACATTCCGGCCGGCCGGGCCGGCCCGCTGGCAGCGGCCAGCCTGGCCGCCCTCACCGGCCGGAACGCGCTGCTGTTGCACCTGGACGTCGACGTGATCGACTATCCGGGTTTCCCGCTGGCCGACTGCCCCCGCTATCACGGCGGTCTGGCGTTTCCCGAGGCGATGGCGGCCGTGGCGGCAGCCGCCGCCCACCCGGGTCTGGCGTGCCTGACCATCACGGAGGCCAATCCCGACCATGATCCGACCGGGGAACTGACCCGGCGGCTGGTCGCCGGCTGGGTCGGGGCGGTCGCCGCCGGGATCGGCTCCTGA
- the ilvD gene encoding dihydroxy-acid dehydratase, translating to MPELRSRTSTHGRTMAGARALWRATGMTDDDFGKPIVAIANSFTQFVPGHVHLKDLGGLVADAVADAGGVGREFNTIAVDDGIAMGHGGMLYSLPSRELIADAVEYMVNAHCADALVCISNCDKITPGMLLAALRLNIPTVFVSGGPMEAGKTVAIEGIVHDKIDLIDAMIASSNDAVTDDQLGEIERSACPTCGSCSGMFTANSMNCLTEAIGLALPGNGSTLATHAARKALFERAGRVVVDIAKRWYDSDDASVLPRAVASRPAFENAVALDVAMGGSTNTVLHLLAAAREAELDFGVADIDEISRRVPCLAKVAPNSPKYHMEDVHRAGGIPAILGELDRAGLLRREVHAVHAPDLDRWLADWDIRGGSATPEAVELFHAAPGGVRTTEPFSTTNRWSRLDTDPAEGCIRDRAHAYSADGGLAILHGNLAPDGAVVKTAGVPADRLSFRGPAKVFESQEAAVDAILNKRIVAGDVVVIRYEGPKGGPGMQEMLYPTSFLKGRGLGRDCALITDGRFSGGTSGLSIGHVSPEAAGGGLISLVVDGDEIVIDIPTRLIELNVAADVLEARRIAQEKRDRPYTPVDRDRPVSAALRAYASMATSASDGAYRLVPE from the coding sequence ATGCCTGAGCTGCGGTCCCGAACCTCCACCCACGGCCGGACGATGGCCGGCGCCCGGGCCCTCTGGCGGGCCACCGGGATGACCGACGACGACTTCGGCAAGCCCATCGTCGCCATCGCCAACAGCTTCACCCAGTTCGTCCCCGGCCACGTACACCTCAAGGACCTGGGCGGCCTGGTCGCCGACGCGGTGGCCGACGCCGGCGGCGTCGGCCGGGAGTTCAACACCATCGCCGTGGACGACGGGATCGCGATGGGCCACGGCGGCATGCTCTACTCGCTGCCCAGCCGGGAGCTGATCGCGGACGCGGTCGAGTACATGGTGAACGCGCACTGCGCCGACGCGCTGGTCTGCATCTCGAACTGCGACAAGATCACTCCGGGCATGCTGCTGGCCGCGCTGCGGCTCAACATCCCCACCGTCTTCGTCTCCGGCGGGCCGATGGAGGCCGGCAAGACGGTCGCCATCGAGGGCATCGTGCACGACAAGATCGACCTGATCGACGCGATGATCGCCTCCTCGAACGACGCCGTCACCGACGACCAGCTCGGCGAGATCGAGCGCTCCGCCTGCCCGACCTGCGGCTCCTGCTCCGGCATGTTCACCGCCAACTCGATGAACTGCCTGACCGAGGCGATCGGGCTGGCGCTGCCCGGCAACGGCTCGACGCTGGCCACCCACGCCGCCCGCAAGGCGCTGTTCGAGCGGGCCGGCCGGGTGGTCGTCGACATCGCCAAGCGCTGGTACGACTCCGACGACGCCTCGGTGCTGCCCCGGGCGGTCGCCTCCCGGCCCGCCTTCGAGAACGCCGTCGCGCTCGACGTCGCGATGGGTGGGTCGACCAACACCGTGCTGCACCTGCTCGCCGCCGCCCGCGAGGCCGAGCTGGACTTCGGGGTCGCCGACATCGACGAGATCTCCCGCCGGGTCCCCTGCCTGGCGAAGGTCGCCCCGAACTCGCCGAAGTACCACATGGAGGACGTGCACCGGGCCGGCGGCATCCCGGCCATCCTCGGCGAGCTGGACCGGGCCGGCCTGCTCCGCCGGGAGGTGCACGCCGTGCACGCCCCCGACCTGGACCGGTGGCTGGCCGACTGGGACATCCGCGGCGGCAGCGCCACCCCGGAGGCGGTCGAGCTCTTCCACGCCGCGCCGGGCGGGGTGCGCACCACCGAGCCGTTCTCCACCACCAACCGCTGGTCCCGGCTCGACACCGACCCGGCCGAGGGCTGCATCCGGGACCGGGCGCACGCGTACAGCGCCGACGGCGGGCTGGCCATCCTGCACGGCAACCTGGCGCCGGACGGGGCGGTGGTCAAGACCGCCGGGGTGCCGGCCGACCGGCTCAGCTTCCGCGGCCCGGCCAAGGTCTTCGAGTCCCAGGAGGCGGCCGTCGACGCCATCCTGAACAAGCGGATCGTCGCCGGCGACGTCGTGGTGATCCGCTACGAGGGCCCGAAGGGCGGGCCGGGCATGCAGGAGATGCTCTACCCGACCTCCTTCCTCAAGGGCCGAGGGCTCGGCCGGGACTGCGCCCTCATCACCGACGGGCGGTTCTCCGGCGGCACCTCCGGGCTCTCCATCGGGCACGTCTCGCCGGAGGCCGCCGGCGGTGGCCTGATCTCGCTGGTCGTCGACGGCGACGAGATCGTCATCGACATCCCGACCCGGCTGATCGAGCTGAACGTCGCCGCGGACGTGCTGGAGGCCCGGCGGATCGCCCAGGAGAAGCGCGACCGGCCGTACACCCCGGTGGACCGGGACCGGCCGGTCTCGGCGGCGCTACGGGCGTACGCGTCGATGGCGACCTCGGCCAGCGACGGCGCCTACCGGCTGGTCCCGGAGTAG